The Pogona vitticeps strain Pit_001003342236 chromosome 6, PviZW2.1, whole genome shotgun sequence genome contains a region encoding:
- the LOC110086387 gene encoding interferon-induced very large GTPase 1 isoform X3: protein MAFETIRRSREKLVAFLEKASSLILDDAASQGFISETDYSDLDKLENPKEKIRKLLVKIQIRGEQICHQFLECIRSLFPDLPPELWPPATACGPTACLNQNETQNHDPANSTLEKNREENTDSVTSFPLNGNKDSEENVGNTPEPEPEAMEEEIPEACGPTACLNQNETQNHDPANSTLEKNREENTDSVTSSPLNGNKDSEDIPALENVGNTPEPEPEAMEEDIPEGTVEPFLRKLGLSKRSRQKLTVGEILEIELESLETPAPQKLEDLPWHFLRKLMALNGTARNTGLASKAEEGSDEEVDDVGDQLLSLMEVDTEVSVNPLDVLCATLLCSDSLLQQEILLKMSMCQFALPLILPPLANSKCSFMLWAMRDIVKKWRPHSIAESRGFKEESLVRISMPTISFVRLGNSCLSKSKLINEVLSSHQHHHDFFVHHDSECGNAPREISNGLVEISWYFPGGRENSDIFPEPVAITNLRGNMESHWLQFSFLTEVSSAVFILVEDISDTEYNTLLSLHELRSKYYFILNTEGRKSRETLEFLNKLVPVLNLNKSQLLVKEKIQNITEFVKKLRSAMRNIVHTHQKEVNVEEMASIGQELGIEIDENSKECQNGAVHAKEIVEEIKDVAVYKKEMLKLQGDLWRNVAQVEKELCRMKGQADTPAEDYKSQLREKWIGLRAQQNRCDLTDGITKFINGIHNLGSVEKQYFLKWMKFSLDRVARANLLKLREEYKEICRTTTNDVQQLVRLDELISIGSLGVEHFMRELGQFYEAEYMMVKEGNMAENKRQFVHLPGIAADLMLEGFPMELMDGDASNIPLQWVTDVLMELHVKLGGKSRMQVLTVLGVQSTGKSTLLNTMFGLQFAVSSGRCTRGAFMTLLRVSENLQQGIGCNFILVIDTEGLKAPELAKLEGSYEHDNELATLVIGLSDITIVNLAMENATEMKDILQIVVHAFLRMEEIGHKPNCQFVHQNVSDVSAHDQNMRDRKHLLEQLNEMTKAAARMEKQCKEVSFSDIMEYDPEKHNWYIPGLWHGVPPMAPVNLGYSESVSELKRYLFNFMETCSQKGTPKDIPQFVEWVKSLWSAVKHENFIFSFRNSLVADAYNQLALKYSEWEWDFRKEMHLWMSEAHTAIQNLSPEDFETDAVDKLKRDTYVKLDAGEQKILQCVQNYFESGAENLHLVEKYKEDFIRSVKFLRNQLEGYLINKCQHIVLICKGMGKISNMQAVYLKTIEKKVNKLLEGYKEKDYQLSPKELEDEFEKMWKETLEELPPNNLTHLKIHTNVFSQLKKDLEHRGGLANQIFQQLMHQSDMMVFTMKKQYLETSWALRIKGLFKDYKGKIEDSAMNTVELCKNYVAGKVSMEGDYDETYCWELLKMVNERLQDMKLKGLCVTINFEVDLKYCILREAADAFQKMHDDFIRENNPHKRLENLKPHYLSIFKDLYYEKDACQKRAKDFCDLCLRPALVDYLYKRLGLEIVDDVLSSGLSIQYGSRSFFQFTVQKTLLEEENFDKYQEYIIHYKRFAKSWIYEHLLEYYEQREDLMVLERQILSGVIKKTNEALEGGAKQTVTLSDFLECFCLGMRKELVISKDSLDVVKFNNAAKTESFSTTVQAYIPEIIDGILSEQFEMNIEQVLSRISFKPQDEIFNRVFGCGKQCPFCKVPCEAGGGDHQEHFASVHRPQGLGMCRYVDTEKLLYSLCSSDVISNAQFRNVDTGGEWHPYKEYRKYYPDWRIQPDASISASDYWKFVFKEFNQQFAKRYKACPADLPEDWKKITKKQALESIQEAFNMN, encoded by the exons CTTGTGGCCCTACAGCATGCCTAAATCAAAATGAAACTCAAAACCATGATCCTGCAAATAGTACTTTggagaagaacagagaagaaaatacaGACTCAGTCACCTCCTCTCCACTGAATGGAAACAAGGACTCAGAAGATATACCAG caTTAGAAAATGTAGGCAATACACCAGAGCCTGAACCAGAGGCCATGGAAGAAGACATTCCGGAAG GGACAGTTGAGCCTTTCTTGAGGAAGCTAGGCCTCAGCAAACGAAGCAGGCAAAAGCTCACTGTGGGGGAAATTCTGGAAATTGAGTTAGAAAGTCTCGAAACTCCAGCTCCACAGAAACTGGAAGATCTGCCTTGGCACTTTTTGAGGAAACTGATGGCCCTCAACGGGACAGCAAGGAATACAGGCCTTGCCTCAAAGGCTGAGGAAGGTTCAGATGAGGAGGTTGATGATGTAGGGGATCAATTGCTCTCTCTGATGGAAGTGGACACTGAAGTTTCTGTGAACCCCCTTGATGTTCTTTGTGCTACCTTGCTTTGCTCTGATAGTTTGCTTCAGCAGGAGATCTTGCTCAAAATGTCCATGTGCCAGTTTGCTCTTCCTCTGATCTTACCTCCCCTTGCCAACTCCAAATGCTCCTTCATGCTCTGGGCCATGAGGGACATTGTGAAAAAATGGAGACCCCATTCCATAGCTGAGAGCAGAGGCTTCAAAGAGGAGAGTTTGGTGCGTATTTCTATGCCAACCATTTCTTTTGTGAGGCTCGGGAACTCCTGTCTCTCCAAATCCAAGCTTATTAATGAGGTCCTCAGCTCTCATCAGCACCATCATGATTTTTTTGTTCACCATGATTCAGAGTGTGGAAATGCCCCTCGAGAAATCAGTAACGGTCTAGTAGAAATTTCCTGGTATTTTCCTGGTGGGAGAGAAAACTCAGATATTTTTCCAGAGCCCGTAGCAATAACAAACTTGCGTGGAAACATGGAGTCACACTGGCTGCAGTTCAGTTTCTTAACAGAAGTTTCCTCAGCTGTGTTCATTCTTGTTGAGGATATTTCTGACACAGAATATAATACGTTACTGAGCCTCCATGAACTGAGATCTAAATACTACTTTATCTTGAATACTGAAGGGAGGAAATCAAGGGAGACATTGGAGTTCCTTAACAAACTTGTACCAGTACTGAATTTGAACAAatcacagctgctggtgaaggaaaAGATCCAAAATATCACAGAATTTGTGAAGAAACTTCGTTCCGCTATGCGGAATATAGTACACACCCATCAAAAAGAGGTGAATGTGGAAGAAATGGCCAGCATAGGCCAAGAACTGGGAATTGAGATAGATGAAAATTCAAAGGAATGTCAGAATGGGGCTGTGCATGCTAAGGAAATTGTTGAAGAAATTAAAGATGTGGCAGTCTATAAGAAGGAAATGCTGAAGCTCCAGGGAGACTTGTGGAGAAATGTGGCTCAAGTGGAGAAAGAGCTGTGTAGGATGAAAGGGCAAGCTGACACACCGGCAGAAGATTACAAATCTCAATTAAGAGAGAAATGGATAGGGTTACGTGCGCAACAGAATCGGTGTGATCTTACCGATGGGATAACAAAATTTATTAATGGAATACATAATCTTGGCTCAGTGGAAAAACAGTACTTTCTAAAATGGATGAAGTTCAGCTTAGATCGTGTTGCAAGAGCTAACCTTTTAAAATTAAGGGAAGAATACAAAGAGATTTGTCGCACCACTACAAATGATGTACAACAATTAGTACGGCTGGATGAATTAATTTCTATCGGTTCCTTAGGGGTAGAACACTTCATGCGTGAGCTGGGGCAATTTTATGAGGCAGAATACATGATGGTGAAGGAAGGTAACATGGCAGAGAACAAAAGGCAATTTGTCCATTTGCCGGGAATAGCGGCTGACCTGATGTTGGAAGGATTTCCAATGGAACTGATGGATGGAGATGCCTCTAACATTCCACTGCAATGGGTGACTGATGTTCTAATGGAACTCCATGTTAAGCTAGGAGGCAAATCTAGGATGCAAGTTCTGACTGTTCTTGGTGTACAAAGCACTGGGAAATCTACTCTTCTCAATACCATGTTTGGACTGCAGTTTGCTGTTAGCAGTGGTCGATGTACTCGGGGAGCATTCATGACACTCCTTAGAGTCTCCGAAAATCTGCAGCAAGGAATTGGTTGTAATTTTATCCTGGTGATAGATACAGAAGGCTTGAAGGCCCCGGAGCTTGCCAAACTGGAAGGTAGCTATGAACATGACAATGAGCTGGCCACCTTGGTTATTGGGCTCAGTGATATAACAATAGTTAATTTGGCCATGGAGAACGCCACCGAAATGAAGGACATCTTACAAATTGTGGTACATGCATTTCTGAGGATGGAGGAAATTGGGCATAAGCCTAATTGCCAGTTTGTGCATCAGAATGTTAGTGATGTTTCTGCCCATGATCAGAACATGAGGGACAGAAAACACCTCCTGGAGCAGCTCAATGAAATGACCAAGGCTGCAGCAAGAATGGAAAAACAATGTAAAGAAGTGTCATTTTCAGATATTATGGAGTATGATCCTGAAAAACACAATTGGTACATTCCTGGCTTGTGGCATGGGGTCCCACCAATGGCTCCAGTCAATTTGGGATACAGTGAGAGTGTATCAGAGTTAAAAAGATATCTGTTCAATTTCATGGAAACTTGTTCACAAAAAGGAACCCCTAAAGACATCCCTCAGTTTGTTGAATGGGTAAAAAGCTTGTGGAGTGCTGTAAAACATGAGAATTTTATCTTTAGCTTCCGCAACAGTCTTGTGGCTGATGCTTATAACCAACTTGCATTAAAGTATTCAGAATGGGAATGGGATTTTCGGAAGGAAATGCACCTCTGGATGTCCGAAGCTCATACCGCTATTCAAAACCTATCCCCAGAAGATTTTGAAACTGATGCTGTAGATAAATTAAAGCGTGATACTTACGTCAAGCTGGATGCTGGAGAGCAAAAAATATTACAGTGTGTACAAAACTATTTTGAGAGTGGTGCTGAAAACTTGCATCTGGTAGAAAAGTATAAAGAAGACTTCATCAGAAGTGTGAAATTTCTTCGGAACCAGCTGGAGGGCTATTTAATTAATAAGTGCCAGCACATTGTTCTTATATGTAAGGGAATGGGTAAGATCAGCAATATGCAGGCCGTGTACTTAAAAACCATAGAAAAGAAGGTAAACAAGCTCTTAGAAGGATATAAAGAGAAGGACTACCAACTGAGTCCTAAGGAACTAGAGGATGAATTTGAGAAAATGTGGAAGGAAACCTTGGAAGAGTTGCCACCAAACAATTTAACTCATCTAAAAATTCATACAAATGTGTTCTCTCAGCTAAAAAAAGATTTGGAACATCGAGGTGGCTTAGCAAATCAGATCTTCCAACAATTAATGCACCAGTCAGACATGATGGTCTTCACGATGAAAAAGCAGTATCTAGAAACCTCATGGGCACTAAGAATAAAGGGGCTGTTCAAAGATTACAAAGGGAAAATAGAGGACTCTGCTATGAACACAGTTGAATTATGTAAGAATTATGTTGCAGGGAAAGTCAGTATGGAAGGGGACTATGATGAAACATATTGCTGGGAATTGTTGAAAATGGTCAACGAGAGACTTCAAGACATGAAACTGAAGGGACTCTGTGTTACTATTAACTTTGAGGTGGATCTGAAATATTGTATTCTCAGAGAGGCAGCCGATGCTTTTCAGAAGATGCACGATGACTTCATTAGAGAAAACAATCCTCATAAACGTCTGGAAAACCTGAAACCGCATTATCTTTCCATCTTCAAAGACCTTTACTATGAGAAGGATGCTTGTCAGAAAAGAGCCAAAGATTTTTGTGACCTTTGTCTGAGACCAGCTCTGGTGGACTATCTCTACAAGAGACTTGGGCTAGAAATAGTAGATGATGTTCTCAGCAGCGGACTGTCCATTCAGTATGGCAGTCGCAGCTTTTTTCAGTTCACTGTGCAGAAGACTTTGCTGGAAGAGGAGAATTTTGATAAGTATCAGGAATATATAATCCATTATAAACGGTTTGCCAAATCTTGGATATATGAACATCTATTAGAATACTACGAGCAGAGAGAAGACTTGATGGTTTTGGAGAGACAAATCCTATCTGGTGTGATAAAGAAAACAAACGAAGCTCTGGAGGGCGGTGCAAAGCAAACTGTGACTTTGTCTGATTTCTTGGAGTGTTTCTGCCTTGGGATGAGGAAAGAGCTTGTCATTTCCAAGGACTCCCTGGATGTCGTGAAGTTCAACAATGCTGCCAAGACTGAATCTTTCTCTACTACAGTCCAGGCCTATATCCCTGAGATTATAGACGGAATCCTTTCGGAGCAGTTTGAAATGAATATTGAACAGGTGCTTTCAAGGATTTCATTCAAGCCCCAGGATGAGATCTTCAACCGAGTCTTTGGCTGTGGGAAACAGTGTCCCTTCTGCAAAGTTCCCTGTGAAGCCGGGGGTGGCGATCACCAAGAACACTTTGCTTCCGTCCATCGACCTCAAGGATTAGGCATGTGCAGATATGTGGACACAGAAAAGCTCCTGTACTCCTTATGTTCCTCTGATGTCATTTCCAACGCCCAGTTCAGAAATGTAGATACCGGCGGAGAATGGCATCCATATAAAGAATACCGCAAATACTATCCCGACTGGCGCATCCAGCCTGACGCCAGCATCTCTGCCTCAGACTACTGGAAGTTTGTTTTCAAGGAATTCAACCAGCAGTTTGCCAAACGTTATAAAGCTTGCCCAGCTGATCTCCCTGAGGACTGGAAGAAAATCACCAAGAAGCAAGCATTAGAAAGCATCCAAGAAGCCTTTAACATGAACTAA
- the LOC110086387 gene encoding interferon-induced very large GTPase 1 isoform X2, with translation MAFETIRRSREKLVAFLEKASSLILDDAASQGFISETDYSDLDKLENPKEKIRKLLVKIQIRGEQICHQFLECIRSLFPDLPPELWPPATACGPTACLNQNETQNHDPANSTLEKNREENTDSVTSFPLNGNKDSEGIPENVGNTPEPEPEAMEEEIPEACGPTACLNQNETQNHDPANSTLEKNREENTDSVTSSPLNGNKDSEDIPENVGNTPEPEPEAMEEDIPEGTVEPFLRKLGLSKRSRQKLTVGEILEIELESLETPAPQKLEDLPWHFLRKLMALNGTARNTGLASKAEEGSDEEVDDVGDQLLSLMEVDTEVSVNPLDVLCATLLCSDSLLQQEILLKMSMCQFALPLILPPLANSKCSFMLWAMRDIVKKWRPHSIAESRGFKEESLVRISMPTISFVRLGNSCLSKSKLINEVLSSHQHHHDFFVHHDSECGNAPREISNGLVEISWYFPGGRENSDIFPEPVAITNLRGNMESHWLQFSFLTEVSSAVFILVEDISDTEYNTLLSLHELRSKYYFILNTEGRKSRETLEFLNKLVPVLNLNKSQLLVKEKIQNITEFVKKLRSAMRNIVHTHQKEVNVEEMASIGQELGIEIDENSKECQNGAVHAKEIVEEIKDVAVYKKEMLKLQGDLWRNVAQVEKELCRMKGQADTPAEDYKSQLREKWIGLRAQQNRCDLTDGITKFINGIHNLGSVEKQYFLKWMKFSLDRVARANLLKLREEYKEICRTTTNDVQQLVRLDELISIGSLGVEHFMRELGQFYEAEYMMVKEGNMAENKRQFVHLPGIAADLMLEGFPMELMDGDASNIPLQWVTDVLMELHVKLGGKSRMQVLTVLGVQSTGKSTLLNTMFGLQFAVSSGRCTRGAFMTLLRVSENLQQGIGCNFILVIDTEGLKAPELAKLEGSYEHDNELATLVIGLSDITIVNLAMENATEMKDILQIVVHAFLRMEEIGHKPNCQFVHQNVSDVSAHDQNMRDRKHLLEQLNEMTKAAARMEKQCKEVSFSDIMEYDPEKHNWYIPGLWHGVPPMAPVNLGYSESVSELKRYLFNFMETCSQKGTPKDIPQFVEWVKSLWSAVKHENFIFSFRNSLVADAYNQLALKYSEWEWDFRKEMHLWMSEAHTAIQNLSPEDFETDAVDKLKRDTYVKLDAGEQKILQCVQNYFESGAENLHLVEKYKEDFIRSVKFLRNQLEGYLINKCQHIVLICKGMGKISNMQAVYLKTIEKKVNKLLEGYKEKDYQLSPKELEDEFEKMWKETLEELPPNNLTHLKIHTNVFSQLKKDLEHRGGLANQIFQQLMHQSDMMVFTMKKQYLETSWALRIKGLFKDYKGKIEDSAMNTVELCKNYVAGKVSMEGDYDETYCWELLKMVNERLQDMKLKGLCVTINFEVDLKYCILREAADAFQKMHDDFIRENNPHKRLENLKPHYLSIFKDLYYEKDACQKRAKDFCDLCLRPALVDYLYKRLGLEIVDDVLSSGLSIQYGSRSFFQFTVQKTLLEEENFDKYQEYIIHYKRFAKSWIYEHLLEYYEQREDLMVLERQILSGVIKKTNEALEGGAKQTVTLSDFLECFCLGMRKELVISKDSLDVVKFNNAAKTESFSTTVQAYIPEIIDGILSEQFEMNIEQVLSRISFKPQDEIFNRVFGCGKQCPFCKVPCEAGGGDHQEHFASVHRPQGLGMCRYVDTEKLLYSLCSSDVISNAQFRNVDTGGEWHPYKEYRKYYPDWRIQPDASISASDYWKFVFKEFNQQFAKRYKACPADLPEDWKKITKKQALESIQEAFNMN, from the exons CTTGTGGCCCTACAGCATGCCTAAATCAAAATGAAACTCAAAACCATGATCCTGCAAATAGTACTTTggagaagaacagagaagaaaatacaGACTCAGTCACCTCCTCTCCACTGAATGGAAACAAGGACTCAGAAGATATACCAG AAAATGTAGGCAATACACCAGAGCCTGAACCAGAGGCCATGGAAGAAGACATTCCGGAAG GGACAGTTGAGCCTTTCTTGAGGAAGCTAGGCCTCAGCAAACGAAGCAGGCAAAAGCTCACTGTGGGGGAAATTCTGGAAATTGAGTTAGAAAGTCTCGAAACTCCAGCTCCACAGAAACTGGAAGATCTGCCTTGGCACTTTTTGAGGAAACTGATGGCCCTCAACGGGACAGCAAGGAATACAGGCCTTGCCTCAAAGGCTGAGGAAGGTTCAGATGAGGAGGTTGATGATGTAGGGGATCAATTGCTCTCTCTGATGGAAGTGGACACTGAAGTTTCTGTGAACCCCCTTGATGTTCTTTGTGCTACCTTGCTTTGCTCTGATAGTTTGCTTCAGCAGGAGATCTTGCTCAAAATGTCCATGTGCCAGTTTGCTCTTCCTCTGATCTTACCTCCCCTTGCCAACTCCAAATGCTCCTTCATGCTCTGGGCCATGAGGGACATTGTGAAAAAATGGAGACCCCATTCCATAGCTGAGAGCAGAGGCTTCAAAGAGGAGAGTTTGGTGCGTATTTCTATGCCAACCATTTCTTTTGTGAGGCTCGGGAACTCCTGTCTCTCCAAATCCAAGCTTATTAATGAGGTCCTCAGCTCTCATCAGCACCATCATGATTTTTTTGTTCACCATGATTCAGAGTGTGGAAATGCCCCTCGAGAAATCAGTAACGGTCTAGTAGAAATTTCCTGGTATTTTCCTGGTGGGAGAGAAAACTCAGATATTTTTCCAGAGCCCGTAGCAATAACAAACTTGCGTGGAAACATGGAGTCACACTGGCTGCAGTTCAGTTTCTTAACAGAAGTTTCCTCAGCTGTGTTCATTCTTGTTGAGGATATTTCTGACACAGAATATAATACGTTACTGAGCCTCCATGAACTGAGATCTAAATACTACTTTATCTTGAATACTGAAGGGAGGAAATCAAGGGAGACATTGGAGTTCCTTAACAAACTTGTACCAGTACTGAATTTGAACAAatcacagctgctggtgaaggaaaAGATCCAAAATATCACAGAATTTGTGAAGAAACTTCGTTCCGCTATGCGGAATATAGTACACACCCATCAAAAAGAGGTGAATGTGGAAGAAATGGCCAGCATAGGCCAAGAACTGGGAATTGAGATAGATGAAAATTCAAAGGAATGTCAGAATGGGGCTGTGCATGCTAAGGAAATTGTTGAAGAAATTAAAGATGTGGCAGTCTATAAGAAGGAAATGCTGAAGCTCCAGGGAGACTTGTGGAGAAATGTGGCTCAAGTGGAGAAAGAGCTGTGTAGGATGAAAGGGCAAGCTGACACACCGGCAGAAGATTACAAATCTCAATTAAGAGAGAAATGGATAGGGTTACGTGCGCAACAGAATCGGTGTGATCTTACCGATGGGATAACAAAATTTATTAATGGAATACATAATCTTGGCTCAGTGGAAAAACAGTACTTTCTAAAATGGATGAAGTTCAGCTTAGATCGTGTTGCAAGAGCTAACCTTTTAAAATTAAGGGAAGAATACAAAGAGATTTGTCGCACCACTACAAATGATGTACAACAATTAGTACGGCTGGATGAATTAATTTCTATCGGTTCCTTAGGGGTAGAACACTTCATGCGTGAGCTGGGGCAATTTTATGAGGCAGAATACATGATGGTGAAGGAAGGTAACATGGCAGAGAACAAAAGGCAATTTGTCCATTTGCCGGGAATAGCGGCTGACCTGATGTTGGAAGGATTTCCAATGGAACTGATGGATGGAGATGCCTCTAACATTCCACTGCAATGGGTGACTGATGTTCTAATGGAACTCCATGTTAAGCTAGGAGGCAAATCTAGGATGCAAGTTCTGACTGTTCTTGGTGTACAAAGCACTGGGAAATCTACTCTTCTCAATACCATGTTTGGACTGCAGTTTGCTGTTAGCAGTGGTCGATGTACTCGGGGAGCATTCATGACACTCCTTAGAGTCTCCGAAAATCTGCAGCAAGGAATTGGTTGTAATTTTATCCTGGTGATAGATACAGAAGGCTTGAAGGCCCCGGAGCTTGCCAAACTGGAAGGTAGCTATGAACATGACAATGAGCTGGCCACCTTGGTTATTGGGCTCAGTGATATAACAATAGTTAATTTGGCCATGGAGAACGCCACCGAAATGAAGGACATCTTACAAATTGTGGTACATGCATTTCTGAGGATGGAGGAAATTGGGCATAAGCCTAATTGCCAGTTTGTGCATCAGAATGTTAGTGATGTTTCTGCCCATGATCAGAACATGAGGGACAGAAAACACCTCCTGGAGCAGCTCAATGAAATGACCAAGGCTGCAGCAAGAATGGAAAAACAATGTAAAGAAGTGTCATTTTCAGATATTATGGAGTATGATCCTGAAAAACACAATTGGTACATTCCTGGCTTGTGGCATGGGGTCCCACCAATGGCTCCAGTCAATTTGGGATACAGTGAGAGTGTATCAGAGTTAAAAAGATATCTGTTCAATTTCATGGAAACTTGTTCACAAAAAGGAACCCCTAAAGACATCCCTCAGTTTGTTGAATGGGTAAAAAGCTTGTGGAGTGCTGTAAAACATGAGAATTTTATCTTTAGCTTCCGCAACAGTCTTGTGGCTGATGCTTATAACCAACTTGCATTAAAGTATTCAGAATGGGAATGGGATTTTCGGAAGGAAATGCACCTCTGGATGTCCGAAGCTCATACCGCTATTCAAAACCTATCCCCAGAAGATTTTGAAACTGATGCTGTAGATAAATTAAAGCGTGATACTTACGTCAAGCTGGATGCTGGAGAGCAAAAAATATTACAGTGTGTACAAAACTATTTTGAGAGTGGTGCTGAAAACTTGCATCTGGTAGAAAAGTATAAAGAAGACTTCATCAGAAGTGTGAAATTTCTTCGGAACCAGCTGGAGGGCTATTTAATTAATAAGTGCCAGCACATTGTTCTTATATGTAAGGGAATGGGTAAGATCAGCAATATGCAGGCCGTGTACTTAAAAACCATAGAAAAGAAGGTAAACAAGCTCTTAGAAGGATATAAAGAGAAGGACTACCAACTGAGTCCTAAGGAACTAGAGGATGAATTTGAGAAAATGTGGAAGGAAACCTTGGAAGAGTTGCCACCAAACAATTTAACTCATCTAAAAATTCATACAAATGTGTTCTCTCAGCTAAAAAAAGATTTGGAACATCGAGGTGGCTTAGCAAATCAGATCTTCCAACAATTAATGCACCAGTCAGACATGATGGTCTTCACGATGAAAAAGCAGTATCTAGAAACCTCATGGGCACTAAGAATAAAGGGGCTGTTCAAAGATTACAAAGGGAAAATAGAGGACTCTGCTATGAACACAGTTGAATTATGTAAGAATTATGTTGCAGGGAAAGTCAGTATGGAAGGGGACTATGATGAAACATATTGCTGGGAATTGTTGAAAATGGTCAACGAGAGACTTCAAGACATGAAACTGAAGGGACTCTGTGTTACTATTAACTTTGAGGTGGATCTGAAATATTGTATTCTCAGAGAGGCAGCCGATGCTTTTCAGAAGATGCACGATGACTTCATTAGAGAAAACAATCCTCATAAACGTCTGGAAAACCTGAAACCGCATTATCTTTCCATCTTCAAAGACCTTTACTATGAGAAGGATGCTTGTCAGAAAAGAGCCAAAGATTTTTGTGACCTTTGTCTGAGACCAGCTCTGGTGGACTATCTCTACAAGAGACTTGGGCTAGAAATAGTAGATGATGTTCTCAGCAGCGGACTGTCCATTCAGTATGGCAGTCGCAGCTTTTTTCAGTTCACTGTGCAGAAGACTTTGCTGGAAGAGGAGAATTTTGATAAGTATCAGGAATATATAATCCATTATAAACGGTTTGCCAAATCTTGGATATATGAACATCTATTAGAATACTACGAGCAGAGAGAAGACTTGATGGTTTTGGAGAGACAAATCCTATCTGGTGTGATAAAGAAAACAAACGAAGCTCTGGAGGGCGGTGCAAAGCAAACTGTGACTTTGTCTGATTTCTTGGAGTGTTTCTGCCTTGGGATGAGGAAAGAGCTTGTCATTTCCAAGGACTCCCTGGATGTCGTGAAGTTCAACAATGCTGCCAAGACTGAATCTTTCTCTACTACAGTCCAGGCCTATATCCCTGAGATTATAGACGGAATCCTTTCGGAGCAGTTTGAAATGAATATTGAACAGGTGCTTTCAAGGATTTCATTCAAGCCCCAGGATGAGATCTTCAACCGAGTCTTTGGCTGTGGGAAACAGTGTCCCTTCTGCAAAGTTCCCTGTGAAGCCGGGGGTGGCGATCACCAAGAACACTTTGCTTCCGTCCATCGACCTCAAGGATTAGGCATGTGCAGATATGTGGACACAGAAAAGCTCCTGTACTCCTTATGTTCCTCTGATGTCATTTCCAACGCCCAGTTCAGAAATGTAGATACCGGCGGAGAATGGCATCCATATAAAGAATACCGCAAATACTATCCCGACTGGCGCATCCAGCCTGACGCCAGCATCTCTGCCTCAGACTACTGGAAGTTTGTTTTCAAGGAATTCAACCAGCAGTTTGCCAAACGTTATAAAGCTTGCCCAGCTGATCTCCCTGAGGACTGGAAGAAAATCACCAAGAAGCAAGCATTAGAAAGCATCCAAGAAGCCTTTAACATGAACTAA